The Arctopsyche grandis isolate Sample6627 chromosome 5, ASM5162203v2, whole genome shotgun sequence genome includes a window with the following:
- the LOC143911503 gene encoding acyl-CoA Delta(11) desaturase-like translates to MGYTNGEILREVNEKNYVKIVAEEICEKDTNSNIGTDPHYKRRIVWINVFIFSVYHISALYGIYLSYKEAKILTSAFGLFVFWISTEGVTIGAHRLWTHRSYRATPLLAIILMIFQTIAGQNSIWTWVRDHRMHHRYADTDADPHSASRGFFFAHMGWLMSLKHPMVIKMGKNINMEDLNADPIVMFQKKHYLPLYLLFSVCIPIAIPVYCWNESLIPSIFITYFARYVIELHVTWSVNSIAHFYGNKPFDKNILSVESNLVSFITSGEGWHNYHHVFPWDYKTAELRSPLQLSTRIINACARYGFAYDLKSVSSDMVRARAERTGDETIKIRSKQT, encoded by the exons ATGGGATATACAAACGGAGAAATTTTGCGCGAagtaaatgagaaaaattatgtGAAAATCGTGGCTGAAGAAATTTGCGAAAAAGATACAAATAGCAACATTGGAACCGATCCCCACTACAAAAGACGCATCGTTTGGATAAacgtttttatattttctgtATATCACATTAGCGCATTATATGGAATTTATCTGAGTTACAAAGAGGCAAAAATTTTAACATCAGCATTTG GATTATTTGTTTTTTGGATATCTACTGAAGGTGTAACAATTGGTGCTCATCGACTATGGACACATCGCAGTTACCGCGCCACACCACTTCTTGCAATAATTCTGATGATATTCCAAACAATTGCTGGtcag aattccATTTGGACATGGGTTCGCGACCACAGAATGCATCATCGATATGCCGATACTGATGCAGATCCACATAGTGCAAGCAGAGGGTTTTTCTTTGCACACATGGGCTGGTTGATGAGCCTGAAAcatcccatggttatcaaaatGGGCAAGAACATAAATATGGAAGATTTGAATGCAGATCCTATAGTCATGTTTCAAAAAAA GCACTACCTCCCGCTCTACCTTTTATTTTCTGTTTGCATACCGATAGCAATTCCTGTATACTGTTGGAACGAAAGTTTGATTCCATCTATTTTTATTACCTATTTTGCCCGTTATGTGATAGAATTACACGTAACTTGGAGTGTCAATAGCATTGCACATTTCTACGGAAATAAACCCTTTGACAA gaaTATATTGTCTGTGGAATCAAATTTAGTTTCTTTCATAACCTCGGGTGAGGGCTGGCATAACTATCACCATGTATTCCCATGGGATTATAAAACAGCCGAGCTGAGATCTCCTCTACAACTGTCCACTCGAATCATAAATGCATGCGCCCGTTATGGATTTGCCTATGACTTGAAAAGTGTATCTTCAGATATG GTTAGGGCGCGAGCTGAAAGAACTGGAGATGAAACAATTAAGATTCGTTCAAAACAAACGTAA